A region from the Cryptosporangium arvum DSM 44712 genome encodes:
- a CDS encoding serine hydrolase domain-containing protein — protein sequence MTNKANIFGKTALVLAAAAALTGVAASPAAATGGPRVDDALQREVAQHVLEAGPPGYLARIDNGRQVYTLARGVADKKTGRPIKATDQFEAGSNTKTFTSVLALQQVDRGRLSLDAPVEKYLPGVVPNGKNITVRRLLNHTSGLFSYTGDENFFANMAKDPQHVYTDAELLKIAFKHQPYFAPGKGWQYSNTNYTLLGMILQKQTGKSMATLVQERIAGPLGLEDTYYADPRATDTGEGFAHGYAIEFATGKPGYTDTSSWPIGSWGGAAGAIVTTADDLSTFLSGVLQGKLFSAAQLTQMKTTVPLPEAFPIKGGYGLGLFKTDSPCGTVWGHGGDTMGHHSTAVATEDGRRTAVTDSTGEPLEATENAGVKRYYEALVFGADAVTTCQMLGRPVPAEVLASLRGK from the coding sequence ATGACGAACAAGGCGAACATCTTCGGGAAGACGGCGCTCGTGCTGGCGGCGGCGGCCGCACTGACCGGCGTCGCGGCGAGCCCCGCCGCGGCCACCGGCGGGCCCAGGGTCGACGACGCCCTGCAGCGCGAGGTGGCCCAGCACGTTCTCGAGGCCGGTCCGCCCGGGTACCTGGCCCGGATCGACAACGGCCGTCAGGTCTACACCCTGGCGCGGGGCGTTGCGGACAAGAAGACCGGCCGCCCCATCAAGGCCACCGACCAGTTCGAGGCCGGCAGCAACACCAAGACGTTCACGTCCGTGCTCGCGCTGCAGCAGGTCGACCGCGGCCGGCTCAGCCTGGACGCTCCGGTCGAGAAGTACCTGCCGGGAGTGGTGCCGAACGGGAAGAACATCACCGTCCGGCGGCTGCTCAACCACACCAGCGGACTGTTCAGCTACACCGGCGACGAGAACTTCTTCGCGAACATGGCCAAGGACCCCCAGCACGTCTACACCGACGCCGAACTGCTGAAGATCGCGTTCAAGCACCAGCCCTACTTCGCGCCGGGCAAGGGCTGGCAGTACTCCAACACCAACTACACGCTGCTCGGGATGATCCTGCAGAAGCAGACCGGCAAGTCGATGGCCACGCTGGTGCAGGAGCGCATCGCCGGTCCGCTGGGGCTCGAGGACACCTACTACGCCGACCCGCGGGCCACCGACACCGGTGAGGGCTTCGCCCACGGGTACGCGATCGAGTTCGCCACCGGCAAGCCGGGCTACACCGACACGTCCAGCTGGCCGATCGGCAGCTGGGGCGGGGCGGCCGGCGCGATCGTCACCACGGCCGACGACCTCTCGACGTTCCTCTCCGGCGTGCTGCAGGGCAAGCTGTTCTCGGCGGCCCAGCTCACGCAGATGAAGACGACGGTTCCGCTGCCGGAGGCCTTCCCGATCAAGGGCGGCTACGGCCTCGGCCTGTTCAAGACCGACTCGCCCTGCGGGACGGTGTGGGGCCACGGCGGCGACACGATGGGGCACCACAGCACGGCGGTGGCCACCGAGGACGGTCGGCGCACCGCGGTCACCGACTCGACCGGTGAGCCGCTCGAGGCCACCGAGAACGCCGGCGTGAAGCGGTACTACGAGGCTCTCGTCTTCGGCGCCGACGCGGTGACCACGTGCCAGATGCTCGGCCGCCCGGTCCCGGCCGAGGTGCTGGCGAGCCTGCGCGGCAAGTGA
- a CDS encoding ArsR/SmtB family transcription factor gives MQDIAVIEDAAAAEASLDPIRARILAELAEPHTATTLANRLGLARQKVNYHVKTLEQHGLVELVEERRKGNMTERVVRASAAAYVISPAALAAVAPDPSRSPDRLSAHWLLALAARLVRETGALINGAARAEKPLATFGLDAEVRFARPADRAAFLGELTASLAELISKYHSEAGREHRVVIAVHPSITEDGDKS, from the coding sequence ATGCAGGACATCGCCGTGATCGAGGACGCCGCCGCCGCGGAGGCCTCACTCGATCCGATCCGGGCCCGGATCCTCGCCGAACTCGCGGAGCCCCACACCGCGACCACGCTCGCGAACCGCCTCGGGCTCGCGCGCCAGAAGGTCAACTACCACGTCAAGACGCTCGAGCAGCACGGGCTCGTCGAACTCGTCGAGGAGCGGCGCAAAGGCAACATGACCGAGCGGGTGGTCCGCGCGTCGGCCGCCGCGTACGTCATCTCGCCGGCCGCGCTCGCCGCGGTCGCACCCGATCCGTCACGGTCGCCCGACCGGTTGTCGGCGCACTGGCTGCTCGCGCTGGCCGCGCGGCTGGTGCGGGAGACCGGCGCGCTCATCAACGGTGCGGCCCGGGCCGAGAAGCCACTGGCCACCTTCGGCCTCGATGCCGAAGTGCGCTTCGCCAGGCCCGCCGACCGGGCCGCGTTCCTCGGCGAGCTGACCGCGTCGCTCGCCGAACTGATCAGCAAGTACCACTCGGAAGCCGGGAGAGAGCACCGCGTCGTCATCGCGGTGCACCCGAGCATCACGGAAGACGGAGACAAATCATGA
- a CDS encoding CPBP family glutamic-type intramembrane protease: MTQTVEAPPRATTIWPFLALAFGIAWGWMALSCLVFDLSFANPLVQIPCGFAPAIAAVVVRRWISREGFADAGSRPRLRAAWPYYVLAWLVPFGIAAVVLVIAAASGKWDPALDEVVPGLPVWVLPLALGLLALVTTPLFWGEEFGWTGYLLVRIAPGRPRVAALAAGLVAAIWHYPLVLTDYDQYGNVLLGLVGWTAWIMCQEVLLAWLRERSGSVWPACLAHAGNNMILAPLIGVLITTGAFSNEVVNFLVVAVLIVLALRPLLTAHR, from the coding sequence ATGACACAAACCGTGGAGGCTCCACCCCGCGCGACGACGATCTGGCCCTTCCTGGCGCTCGCCTTCGGTATCGCCTGGGGCTGGATGGCGCTCAGCTGTCTCGTGTTCGACCTCTCGTTCGCGAACCCGCTCGTACAGATCCCCTGCGGGTTCGCGCCGGCCATCGCGGCGGTGGTGGTGCGGCGGTGGATCAGCCGGGAGGGCTTCGCCGACGCCGGTTCGCGGCCGCGGTTGCGGGCCGCCTGGCCGTACTACGTGCTGGCCTGGCTGGTGCCCTTCGGGATCGCCGCGGTCGTGCTGGTGATCGCGGCCGCCTCGGGGAAGTGGGACCCGGCGCTCGACGAGGTGGTACCCGGTCTGCCGGTCTGGGTGCTGCCGCTCGCGCTCGGCCTGCTGGCGCTGGTCACCACCCCGCTGTTCTGGGGCGAGGAGTTCGGCTGGACCGGCTACCTGCTCGTGCGCATCGCCCCCGGCCGCCCGCGCGTCGCCGCGCTGGCGGCCGGTCTGGTCGCGGCGATCTGGCACTACCCGCTGGTGCTCACCGACTACGACCAGTACGGCAACGTGCTGCTCGGTCTGGTCGGCTGGACCGCGTGGATCATGTGCCAGGAGGTGTTGCTGGCCTGGCTACGCGAGCGCAGCGGCAGCGTCTGGCCGGCCTGCCTGGCGCACGCGGGCAACAACATGATTCTGGCGCCGCTGATCGGGGTGCTGATCACCACCGGCGCGTTCAGCAACGAGGTCGTGAACTTCCTCGTCGTCGCGGTGCTGATCGTCCTCGCGCTCCGGCCGCTGCTCACCGCCCACCGATGA
- a CDS encoding SRPBCC family protein: protein MSHPFEIHGEITVDATPEQVWDAITTGPGVDSWLMGRTVVDGDGKTSTFEMFGSTSTANITTWEPGHRYATAEDKNPDGTFTAFEWLIEARDGGGAVVRFVHSGALGDDWEAEYDGLSVGDQAYLTKLAVYLEHFAPRTATHSTFLPGPVTEGSWAAMTAAVGAGTDAADGQPARLTVPGIEPVEGVVEFVHATSFVGMRTGDAIYVLIHGYNGMMFATAHYFDDRDRSAEIEAWQAWLGSLG, encoded by the coding sequence ATGAGCCACCCCTTCGAGATCCACGGCGAGATCACCGTGGACGCCACCCCCGAGCAGGTCTGGGACGCGATCACGACTGGGCCGGGCGTCGACTCCTGGCTGATGGGGCGCACTGTGGTCGACGGCGACGGCAAGACCAGCACGTTCGAGATGTTCGGCAGCACGTCGACCGCGAACATCACCACGTGGGAGCCGGGGCACCGGTACGCCACCGCGGAGGACAAGAACCCCGACGGCACGTTCACCGCGTTCGAGTGGCTGATCGAGGCCCGCGACGGGGGCGGCGCGGTCGTGCGTTTCGTGCACAGCGGCGCGCTCGGTGACGACTGGGAAGCCGAGTACGACGGGCTCTCGGTCGGCGACCAGGCGTACCTGACCAAGCTCGCGGTGTACCTCGAGCACTTCGCGCCCCGCACGGCGACGCACTCGACGTTCCTGCCCGGGCCGGTCACCGAGGGCTCGTGGGCGGCGATGACCGCGGCGGTCGGCGCCGGCACCGACGCGGCGGACGGGCAGCCCGCCCGGCTCACCGTGCCCGGCATCGAGCCGGTCGAGGGCGTCGTGGAGTTCGTCCACGCGACGAGCTTCGTCGGCATGCGCACCGGCGATGCGATCTATGTGCTGATCCACGGCTACAACGGGATGATGTTCGCGACCGCGCACTACTTCGACGACCGCGACCGGTCGGCCGAGATCGAGGCGTGGCAGGCCTGGCTCGGCTCGCTCGGGTAG